One segment of Trypanosoma brucei brucei TREU927 chromosome 8, complete sequence DNA contains the following:
- a CDS encoding vacuolar-type Ca2+-ATPase 1, whose protein sequence is MISPKDTSNYGTLAGRGREKQAFLSTGLTRSDGSVAVEVELEDRIGIGIKGELHTLFSCVGDAKPLYEELGGVEGIAERLGTSITDGIDSFSVENRRAVYGRNELPEEAPLTFWKIFKTAWSDRMIILLTLAACVSLILGLTVPEPGHEKVDYKTGWIEGTAILMAVIAVTSASSIQDYRKELKFRALVEENSAQPISVIRDGHKVTVDVTEIVVGDLVSLSPGLVIPVDGLYVRGLSVVVDESSVTGENDLKKKGAEHPILLSGTVVSTAEDAYILACAVGESSFGGKLLMESRLDGEPRATPLQERSQNLVSFIARVAIISAVLFFIVLCIIEIERIATNKQQFYPKKFLNFLLLCVTIVVIAVPEGLPLVVTIALAYSQSQMQKDNNQVRRLCACETMGNATQICSDKTGTLTQNRMTVVQGYIGMRRFRVSNPGDPSSTVNLEGVSSDAQSLLMLGLALNSSSEKELLPGNVGAESDLLSRWTWRTDKGNKTDQAILDFVDRVLISVPGSCNDKELPHQKLRMTNCSRGFAIFPFTSERKFMTAVVAGADGVVMQYVKGGSDRVLGMCNRYLSSEGREEPLTEEVTEMITEQIRSIAGDANRTIGVAYGRIGTDGAVPEEEPEGPFVWLALLGIQDPLRPEVVDAVRMCQRAGVTVRMCTGDNLDTAVAISRQCGIYNRLRGDLALTGKDFRNLVYDTYGDEANMEKFWPVLDRMMVMGRSQPLDKQLLVLMLMLRGEVVAVTGDGTNDAPALRLANVGFVMRSGTDIAVKSGDIVLLDDNFRSVQRAVVWGRTVNDNIRKFLQLQFTVNLVCFSLTVVGTLVREGKSSPLTTVQLLWVNLLMDTLAAPALATEQPTEDCLNRGPSSPRAPLVSRRMWFTIFSVATVQLTAFFSVLTFGGKYFGEDENGKHLHRTFLFNVFVFGTIFHMLNCRKLYRELNVFEGMGRSVFFIVVVGSCIAFQVLAICTFNDFMGVRPLSIKQWGVSIGIAAISLVVGILSRVVSIREPVFALIPDSRNVDGSASRLIKDVSVAAEQRQRETDGTSDASSLLAGRLRAQSRWRRLQAEHVKKPRVVNAFRRAWTDRDMKRGSTRQLYDTLRMV, encoded by the coding sequence ATGATTTCCCCAAAAGACACTTCGAACTACGGTACACTTGCCGGCCGCGGTCGAGAGAAGCAAGCGTTTTTATCCACTGGCCTTACCAGAAGTGATGGGTCCGTTGCAGTGGAGGTGGAGCTCGAAGATCGTATCGGCATAGGGATTAAGGGAGAGCTTCACACCTTGTTCAGTTGCGTCGGTGACGCTAAGCCCCTATACGAGGAACTTGGCGGCGTTGAGGGTATTGCCGAACGACTTGGCACGAGTATAACAGATGGCATCGACTCTTTTTCTGTAGAGAATCGGCGTGCTGTGTATGGGAGGAATGAGCTTCCTGAGGAGGCTCCGCTGACATTCTGGAAGATTTTTAAAACTGCATGGAGTGACCGCATGATCATACTTTTGACCCTTGCCGCATGTGTGTCGCTTATCCTCGGGTTAACTGTGCCGGAACCCGGACACGAGAAGGTTGACTATAAGACAGGTTGGATAGAGGGCACCGCCATTCTTATGGCCGTGATTGCAGTAACCTCAGCATCGTCTATTCAGGATTACCGCAAGGAGTTGAAATTCCGTGCTCTTGTGGAGGAGAACTCTGCTCAGCCAATCTCCGTCATTCGTGATGGTCACAAGGTTACGGTGGATGTGACAGAAATTGTTGTGGGTGATCTTGTGTCCTTGTCACCGGGTCTTGTTATCCCTGTAGATGGTTTATACGTACGTGGTttgagtgttgttgttgatgagtCGAGTGTGACTGGCGAGAATGatctgaaaaagaaaggcgcCGAACATCCAATCTTACTTTCTGGGACTGTTGTGAGTACGGCTGAGGATGCTTACATTCTTGCGTGCGCCGTCGGTGAGTCTTCTTTTGGTGGAAAGCTGCTAATGGAATCTCGTCTCGACGGTGAACCGAGGGCGACTCCCTTGCAGGAGCGGTCGCAAAACTTAGTTAGCTTCATCGCTCGAGTTGCAATTATATCCgccgttctttttttcatagtACTTTGTATCATCGAAATTGAGCGAATTgctacaaacaaacaacaattttACCCGAAGAAGTTCCTGAACTTTCTCCTACTTTGTGTGAcgattgttgttattgcagTGCCAGAGGGCTTGCCATTGGTGGTGACGATTGCTCTTGCGTACTCACAGAGCCAGATGCAGAAGGACAATAATCAGGTGAGGcgtttgtgtgcttgtgaGACAATGGGCAATGCAACACAGATTTGCAGTGATAAAACTGGGACGCTGACTCAGAATCGTATGACTGTGGTACAAGGTTACATTGGGATGCGGCGGTTCCGTGTCTCGAATCCCGGAGATCCCTCGTCCACGGTTAATCTGGAGGGTGTGTCTAGTGATGCACAGTCGTTACTAATGCTTGGTCTTGCACTGAATAGTTCGAGTGAGAAGGAGCTTTTACCAGGTAATGTGGGAGCTGAGTCTGACTTACTGTCTCGATGGACGTGGCGTACCGACAAGGGCAACAAAACTGACCAAGCGATATTGGATTTTGTGGATCGCGTGTTGATATCGGTACCGGGTAGTTGTAATGACAAGGAGCTTCCACACCAGAAGTTACGCATGACAAACTGCAGCCGTGGCTTTgccatctttccttttacgAGCGAACGGAAGTTTATGACTGCTGTGGTTGCAGGTGCGGATGGAGTTGTGATGCAGTACGTGAAAGGGGGCTCTGATCGTGTGCTTGGCATGTGCAACCGATACTTGTCGTCAGAGGGTCGTGAGGAGCCGCTGACGGAGGAGGTAACTGAGATGATCACTGAGCAGATACGGTCAATAGCGGGGGACGCAAATCGCACAATCGGCGTGGCATACGGGCGTATCGGTACGGACGGTGCGGTTCCCGAGGAGGAACCCGAGGGACCATTTGTGTGGCTTGCACTATTAGGCATCCAGGACCCGCTTCGTCCAGAGGTTGTGGATGCTGTGCGAATGTGCCAGCGTGCGGGAGTGACAGTGAGGATGTGTACGGGTGACAATCTCGACACAGCCGTTGCAATTTCTCGGCAATGTGGAATTTACAATCGACTGCGTGGTGATCTTGCGCTCACTGGGAAGGACTTCCGCAACCTTGTGTATGACACTTATGGTGACGAGGCGAACATGGAGAAGTTCTGGCCTGTTCTTGACcggatgatggtgatggggcGTTCGCAGCCTCTGGACAAGCAACTGCTCGTACTGATGCTGATGCTCCGTGGTGAGGTCGTTGCTGTGACTGGTGATGGGACAAATGACGCCCCTGCGCTGCGTCTTGCAAATGTGGGTTTTGTGATGCGCAGTGGCACGGATATAGCGGTGAAGTCCGGTGATATTGTGCTTTTAGACGACAACTTCCGTTCCGTCCAGCGTGCCGTTGTTTGGGGGCGGACTGTGAATGACAACATccgcaagttcctgcagttACAGTTCACGGTGAATTTGGTGTGTTTTTCATTAACCGTCGTAGGTACCCTCGTGAGGGAGGGTAAGTCTTCACCGTTAACGACTGTACAGCTGTTATGGGTAAATCTTCTTATGGACACACTTGCGGCCCCTGCTCTCGCAACGGAGCAACCGACAGAGGATTGCTTAAATCGTGGTCCGTCTTCCCCCCGAGCTCCCCTTGTCTCACGTCGAATGTGGTTCACAATTTTTTCCGTTGCCACAGTTCAGCTaactgctttcttttctgtgctCACGTTTGGTGGAAAGTATTTTGGGGAGGATGAGAATGGCAAGCATTTGCACCGAACATTTCTATTcaacgtttttgttttcggcaCTATATTCCACATGTTAAATTGTCGCAAATTGTACCGAGAACTTAATGTGTTTGAAGGGATGGGTCGGTCggtattttttattgttgtcgtCGGTTCGTGCATTGCGTTTCAAGTGTTGGCCATCTGCACCTTTAACGACTTTATGGGTGTCCGTCCCCTTTCGATCAAGCAATGGGGTGTAAGTATCGGTATTGCTGCCATTTCACTTGTTGTGGGTATTTTGAGCCGGGTGGTGAGCATCAGGGAACCTGTGTTTGCACTGATACCAGATAGTAGAAATGTCGACGGTAGTGCCTCTCGCCTCATCAAAGATGTTTCGGTGGCTGCGGAGCAGAGGCAGCGGGAGACGGACGGGACAAGTGACGCCTCTTCGCTTCTTGCGGGTCGGTTGCGTGCGCAGTCGCGGTGGCGTAGACTTCAGGCAGAGCATGTGAAGAAACCTCGTGTTGTTAATGCATTCCGCCGCGCATGGACGGATCGCGATATGAAACGGGGCTCCACCCGACAACTTTATGACACATTAAGGATGGTATGA